The genome window CTCTTTTGTGATATTTGTAATGCTGTCTCAGTTGTGACCGGGGGTCCGCTCCCTAGTGACCACGAGTATGAACTGAGTGAGGTGCGCTTCCACTGGGGAAAAGAGAATCAGAGGGGATCTGAACACACTGTCAACTTCAAGGCTTTTCCTATGGAGGTCAGTGTCACATTTTTGTCCGTATCAAGCATTTGCTTTTGTTGGTCCCCTCACTTACTCATTCATTCTGATGTTTGAGGGacagactaaaactaaaaaaagccTGCTTTATACCACACACATAAATAGCACATATTTATTTTGAGGCCTGTATTAACAGGTTACAGTATTCACACTGCATAAGCAATGCAAATAACACCAGCACGTCAGCTGCAATTTGACTTCTAAGGAAGGAAGCCTTTTTTAGCTACAAAAGTATAAAGTGGGACCTCAATCAATGTCAAAAACAACAGTACCGCAAGCTCTCAAAAGGGATTTAATCGTCGAGTGATCTATTCAAATCACCTGTTCCTGGCACCTGCTCTCCTGGTCTTCTGTACACAAGCAGAAAGATAAGGACCTGTTCTCAACATGTTACCATGTTTGTCATCCTGTTACCATATCGCGTTTTCTCAAGCTGTTGGCACAACTGCGAGTCAAACCAGTCTTTTAAAACAACACGGAACTGGCATGATTTTAGAGTTCAGTTTATTGCGgatcaataaattaataataaacatcTTTCACAGCTTCATCTAATCCACTGGAACTCTACATTATTCAACGGTGTGGAGGAGGCCATGGGCAAGAAAAAAGGCATTCTCATCATCGCCCTATTTGTGCAGGTATCACATTTTACTTCTCCATATACTAGAGGTCATAACAGATACTTAACTAGTTGTGTTGTGTAAATAAACATGCCATTAGTGGTGTAAATACAGAAGGCCTTTAAAGAGAAAGGCTTTTTGTGTGTCTTTGTGCAGTATGTCATGCTCAGCAAACATTAGCCCCTTTTACACATGCAGTCTTTACTGGTAAATGACCGGTAAATTACCATTAAGAGATCACCTTTTcaaaaatacactcttaaaaataaaggtgctttacgatgccatagaagaacctttggtctaaatggttccataaagaaccttcaacatctgaagaacctttctgtttcacaaaaggttctttgtggtgaaagaaggttcttcaggttataaaaaggtaagaaagagatggttctttaaagaacctttgactgaatggttctttgtggaaccaagaatggttcttctatggcatcaccttttaaagcacctttaattttaagagtgtactggaAAATTCATTTTGGCACTAGTATTTTACTAGTAAGTTACTAGTATTTGTTTAACACAAAATTTACACAATTTACAtttgacacaaaaatgaaaacatcagCAAAAAACACTGACTGCATATCCCCCTTCATGTTTACAAACACAGCATAAGGAGGCGCAGCCGTTTAGAGGTAATTTCTGGTTAATGATCTGGTTAATGTCACAGAATTTACCGGTATTTTGCAAGTGATGTGTAAATGGTGCTTTACCGGTAAAAATACATAAGGTTGTTTCCTGTGTGAACagcacatttttgtatttaccAGTTATTTTTTGGCAATTTATTAGTattactgtgtgaaagaggctattGGTGCTCTAATTTGTTTTATGCAGATTGGGAAGGAACATCTTGGGCTGAAGGCCATCACAGACGTCCTGCAGGACCTGCAGTATAAGGTGAGCATAAGAGCTGGCTCACTAGAGACTATATCCAAAAATATGACTTACATGCTTGTGACCTAAAAAGTCTTTTTTGTCTGTACAGGGAAAGACAAAAATAATTCCATGTTTTAACCCCAACACATTACTGCCtggtaattttgagtttataatctCTTATACtgatatttgtgttttatttgcaTGTTTTGATATTTGACCTTTGGTGACAACATCTTGATAAATCCTAGTTAAAGGTTAGCAGTGTGTATCTGACTGCCTCCGTTGGTTTGCCTACTTCCTCAGATCCTCTCTTAAGAGATTACTGGGTGTACGAGGGCTCTTTAACCACACCGCCATGTAGTGAGAACGTCACCTGGATTCTTTACCGTTACCCCCTTACCATCTCTCAGATGCAGGTAACACCTCAACaactattgtaaaatattattattatgtatgtaATACAGTATAGTAATATATAGTAGTGGCCAaacaaactcttaaaaataaaggtgctttaaaaggttcttcacagcgatgccatagaagaaccttctttcgccacaaagaaccttttgtgaaacagaaaggttcttcagatgttaaaggttctttatggaaccatttagacaaaaaaggttattctatggcattgtgaagcacctttatttttaagagtgtagtgacaATAATTTTGTCAGTTAAATACCTTAAGATGACATATCATAAAAATCTGACTTGAAGTGCAATAATCAggtccctggtgcatctaccaatccaagaaaacgtgaaaaagaccaacccagtaactttgttttggtaagccattctctgcaagcttgtgaaaaaacgAGCCACTCCGATTTCACTCTCCTTGTGATGAAAGAAGACTtcttataatattaccgccccttaatctgcatgtttccactcACAGTGccaccattttgtttttgcaagcaaCAGCGGTGTATGAGTTCTAACGCTATGgcgaaagtttgagcaaagcatgctaacttgTTGTTGGCtacacagacgagcacagaacactgtttagagtcccagcctcagagaagACAAgacagcagtggatttattgatttatttagtgtatattacactgctgccacacagatctaatacaaATAAGCAATTTATTTCCCAGCTGttcaccttcacagacataaccgactgtttttgtagctcctgtgtgtttttaacaaaaactggtgtgtatttgacagtttaagcgcaataagacataaaagagaacttagtttactCATGtcatgtgacagccgctttctgtgcatgTACCTCAAAAGTGTGCGCTCAGAAAAACCTATATgaaaagtttaaactaatatggtttgcatgattttagtgtgacatgataattaaaaccaaacagatgaTTTTGGCAGAGATCTGAgatacaagctgtaaaggcactaGGGATTCGTGGTATACCGGTACTGGAAAAATACCAGTAtatatttcacgagttcgcccttacatctaatctgcttgagcgagcattaagcatattttggcgtgctgtccgggggaagggttccgggccggaatacaggccggaaccagagaactccccctgctagtgtaggatcgaaacagattagaagtggggagtaggggtggaggagggatgccaagaaactatcgctggatggaggtaagacggctggtaatatatagaggatgcgctgattgaatgattggttaaacaggttgcacctgtgccgaatgggttgattatctgatcgtgctcctcctgaaccttgtttaatcaaacatcatttaatTTCAAACGGTTCGATAGTAACATTTTGATCAATTCGGTATTTCATATGCTGTTGTTCTGAAGTTCACCTGTAGTGCTTCCCAAATTGCTGCAAAACAAGTAAACATGACAACAGAACAATGAAACACGCTCGAAACTAGTAAATAAAGACAACAGTAGAAGTGAAATATGGCATTAAGTTGCATACAAAACAGATGATAAAGGTGGCATACAGGAGGCAACACATCCAATCTTGCCGAGCATTTGTCACTTGCTCATCCTGATCTNNNNNNNNNNNNNNNNNNNNNNNNNNNNNNNNNNNNNNNNNNNNNNNNNNNNNNNNNNNNNNNNNNNNNNNNNNNNNNNNNNNNNNNNNNNNNNNNNNNNNNNNNNNNNNNNNNNNNNNNNNNNNNNNNNNNNNNNNNNNNNNNNNNNNNNNNNNNNNNNNNNNNNNNNNNNNNNNNNNNNNNNNNNNNNNNNNNNNNNNNNNNNNNNNNNNNNNNNNNNNNNNNNNNNNNNNNNNNNNNNNNNNNNNNNNNNNNNNNNNNNNNNNNNNNNNNNNNNNNNNNNNNNNNNNNNNNNNNNNNNNNNNNNNNNNNNNNNNNNNNNNNNNNNNNNNNNNNNNNNNNNNNNNNNNNNNNNNNNNNNNNNNNNNNNNNNNNNNNNNNNNNNNNNNNNNNNNNNNNNNNNNNNNNNNNNNNNNNNNNNNNNNNNNNNNNNNNNNNNNNNNNNNNNNNNNNNNNNNNNNNNNNNNNNNNNNNNNNNNNNNNNNNNNNNNNNNNNNNNNGTATATATAGCTTTATGTGCCTATATGTATACAGGTAAAGTAGGATGtactatatacagttgaggtcataagtttacatacaccttgcagaatcagcaaattgttaattattttaccaaaataagagggatcatataaaatgcatgttattttttatttagtattgacctgaataagatatttcacataaaagacatttaaatatattccacaagagaaaataatagttgaatttataaaaacaaccccattcaaaagtttacatacacttgattcttactgtgttgttacctgaatgatccacaggtgtgttttttatttatttatttttttaagtgatagttgttcatgagtcccttgtttgtccggacagttaaactgcccgctgttcttcagaatttttttttttttaacacaaccCTTTCcacaacaatgactgattttgagatccatcaactaagggactcatatgcaactattacagaagtttcaaacgttCAATTATGCTCCAGTAAAAAAATGTTGCACTAAGAGCCgtgggtgaaaacatttgaacagaatgaagatttttcttattttgcctaaatacttatatttacatgtttcccagaagataaaattcgtaaatttatcctgatctttaaattcaaaagttttcacccccagctcttaatgcattgttttttttctgaagcatcagtgagcgtttaaatcttctgtaatatttgcatatccCTCatatttcgagatccatcttttcacactgaagacaactgagggaacTTGTCCttactgtgaaaagatggatctcagaatcatactttcattgttggaaagagttcaaatacacaaaaatgcagaaaaaccaaagaatttgtgagacttgatggatttttctgaagaacagcgggcagtttaactgttcagaacaaacaagggactcatgaataactattaccaaaaaaaaaaaaaaaaaaaaaaaaacagttgtgaatcattcaggtaacaacacagtattaagaatcaagcgtatgtaaacttttgaacagggtcattttttttttttagaaatgtaactactattttctcttgtgggcacTATGTAAAcctctttcatgtgaaatatcttattcaggtcagtactaaataaaaagtaacatgcattttgtatgatccctcttattttggtaaaaaaaattaacatttaattaaaattattaaaataggtgtatgtacacttttgacctcaactgtatttatgctgtaatatattaaatatacttttaCTATTTGTTGGGTGAAAAAtgtagtttacatttttatatgatATAACAATCAAGCACACTATTTTATAATGTAAGTGCACTGTATCTGGATACTGTTGGGTATAGTAGTTATATAATTTAtagtaaaaaatgttaaaaatttgtttatttatttaagtcaTATTTTGATGTGTTCCACAGTGATTGCATTTTAAATTTGTCATATGCacaaaaatattgtaataaatttaatgcaaaattacaggttaatgtataaaatatttatagtCAGTCATTTTCTGAATTCACCTATCAATGCCCACTGTGGAAAGAGTTGATTTTGGCCCCTGCTCATATCTAACTGTATAGAAACACAAGGTCAAAGGAGTGCACAGGTGAATGCTGGCTTTCTTTCAACTAACATTCATCACTTTTCTCTGCCCCAGATTGAGGAGTTTCGTCGTCTCAGGTCTCATATCAAAGGAGCAGAGCTTCTAGAAGGCAATGACGGGATGCTGGGGGACAACTTCAGACCCACCCAGCCCCTGAGCGACAGGGTGGTCAGGGCAGCCTTCCAATAAAACCCCCACAGCAGGATCCATTTTAATCTGCCATGGGTAAATTTTCAGGAGATTGCATTCTGTTCTTTGTTTATTCAAGCAGAGCACCCTTATTTGAGCATAATGCAATGGCTTATGTATGGCTTTGGCTGCTCTTTGCAAAGGAGGAGTTAGATTAGTCTCCTCACATTAGCTGATTAAATGTCTCATTGTCTCAGAGCCCACCTGGATTTTCCGAATGCAAAACTGCTAGTTCTTCCAGAATTAAACAAAACTGAACATTCGTCTCCATATGAGGATTATTCTGACCAATAACTGTACGAAAGCTCCTGCTTAGTGTGCAGTGGCTTAATGGAAATAGGCCAAGTTCTCCTAGCAGTATTAGCATCACTACACAGTAGAGTGCTGCAAGGGTTAGAGTAATAGAGTAACCCACTTCCTTCTGATCTAGGACTAGCTGCAGCATTGTGGATAGATCTGTCTATTTCTAGAGCTCTCAAGGGGACACCTGAGTCTGCCTGCACATTACTCATTTTGAAATGAGACTTTGAGCTAGCTAATTTAGGCCATGATGATGCAGTGCTACGAAAAGAGTCTGATTATGTAACCAGAGTAAGCTAAGGTATTACTTTAGCACTATTCTGTTTATATACTACACTTCTGTTAAAAACTGAATAGTTCACCACAACATAAAAATTTGCTgagaatgtactcaccctcaggcctgaACATCTGATAAAAGCCTCACAATAATCCAGtcaatcaattaacatcttgtgaagtgaaacaAGCCTGTAATCCATAATAATTCTTCTGCTCCTGTGAAACAAAAGCCTATCCCCTGTTGTCTTTCCACACCAAAATCCACTGACGTATTTGGAACTGTTTTGGCCtataaatggtgcttgatctttGCATATTTCCCTACTGATTTAGATGCGATGACTGGAGGACTTATATTTTAGCCAAAAGCAACAGTATAGAGTTAAAAAAACATCCTAATGTTGAAttggtttcttacaaacatgcagcttttcacttcacaaggcaTTTATTGATAGATGTGTCGTGTGGATGACTTGTTTattattgtaatgattttatCAGCTGACTATCATTCTGATagcacctattcactgcagagaatccattagTAAGCTAatgatgtacactaccagtcaaaagtatgtgaacagtaaagtttttaatgtttttttgaggaagtctcttctgctcagcaagcctgcatatacaggtgcatctcagtaaattagaatgttgtggaaaggttaatttatttcagtaattcaactcaaattttgAAACTCGTGTcttaaattcaatgcacacagactaaagtagtttaagtctttggttcttttaattgtgatgatttggctcacatttaacaaaaaaccaCCAATTCAAcaaatacttcataagaccaataaaaaaaaaaacacttttagtgaattgttggccttctggaaagtatgttcatttactgtatatttactcaatacttggtaggggctccttttgctttaattactgcctcaattcggtgtggcatggaggtgatcagtctgtggcactgctgaggtgggatggaagcccaggtttcttcgACAGTGGCCTTcaactcatctgcattttttggtctcttgtttctcattttcctcttgacaaggAGGTCTGGTCttgtgagtttgctggccagtcaagcacaccaacaccatggtcatttaaccaacttttggtgtatttggcagtgtgggcaggttcCAAATCcggctggaaaatgaaatcagcatctcttaaaagctggtcagcagaaggaagcatgaagtgctctaaaatttcttggtaaactggtgcagtgactttggttttcaaaaaacacagtggaccaacaccagcagatgtcaTTGCACCCCAAATTATCATAGACTGTgggcaacttgggctatgagcttctccatccttcctccagactctgggaccttggtttccaaatgaaatacataacttgctctcatctgaaaagagggcTGTGGagcactgggcaacagtccatttcttcttcttagcccaggtaagacccctctgtggttcaggagtggcttaacaagaggaataaaacaactgtagccaaatccCTTGACACTTCTGTTTGTGGTGGCTCTAGAttccttgaccccagcctcagtccattccttgtgaagttcacccaaaaacttgaatcgattttgcttgacaagcctcccaaggctgtggttctctcggttggtcgtgcatctttttcttccacactttttccttccacttaactttctgttaacatgcttggatacagcactctgtgaacagcccgcttctttggcaatgaatgtttgtggcttaccctccttgtgaagggtgtcaatgattgtcttctggacaactgtcagatcaacagtcttccccatgattgtgtagtctAGTGAActaaactgagagaccattttgaaggctcaggctTTTGAGTTGATCAGCTGATTGGAatatcaccatattctaatttgttgagtgaattggtgggtttttgttaaatgtgagccaaatcatcacaattaacagaaccaaagacttaaactactttagtctgtgtgcactgaattaataaaataaatgaacttttacaCTACATTTTAATTTATGAGATTCATTtgtatttgttccaaagtacagcaaaaacagtaattttaaaaaatatatttttactatttaaaataatggtaatttcaattgaatatatttaaaaatgtaatttattcctgatttgaaagatgaaattttagcatcactactccagtcacatgatcctttagaaatcattttaatattctaatttaCTGCTCaaacatttattgtttttattatgttgaaaacagctggtttcttttataaataaaaagttcggaagaacagcatttatttgaacagcATTTTCTCTACGTTTGTTTGAGATGATGATGAAATAATGTTATTCACTTCAGATTTGATTCATGCAAGCCATGAGCTGTAAATACCACAATAAACAAAACCCTTTCAAACACAGACATCATTTCCCACTTCCttcattttatataaaaaatacccATCTAGGTCAAGTATGTTGCAATCATCTTCAAACCATGGTCATGAACTGTCAGTAAATCAGACTAAAGTCAGGATGTAAATTAGCTGAATCAGTAGGCCTACTAACCAGTAAAACTAATGCCAGTGAACAGATTTGGCAAATACAAGTCTCTTCGCTCATTGCATTTGAAAGGTCTCCTCTGCACTGCTAGGCGAATTAGTAATGCTAAGACTGGTTCCTCTTCAGC of Garra rufa chromosome 10, GarRuf1.0, whole genome shotgun sequence contains these proteins:
- the ca8 gene encoding carbonic anhydrase-related protein, with the translated sequence MADNVIEETDNYPGKDELDWGYEEGVEWGLLFPEANGEYQSPINLNSREARYDPRLLEVGLNPNYVVCRDCEVINDGHTVRIMLKSKSVVTGGPLPSDHEYELSEVRFHWGKENQRGSEHTVNFKAFPMELHLIHWNSTLFNGVEEAMGKKKGILIIALFVQIGKEHLGLKAITDVLQDLQYKGKTKIIPCFNPNTLLPDPLLRDYWVYEGSLTTPPCSENVTWILYRYPLTISQMQIEEFRRLRSHIKGAELLEGNDGMLGDNFRPTQPLSDRVVRAAFQ